The Meles meles chromosome 6, mMelMel3.1 paternal haplotype, whole genome shotgun sequence DNA segment gattctcttcctcttctctgctcctcgccttcccccgccacccccagctcatgcactctttctacaataaataaaatctttaagaagtcTTAAaagcttgggggtgcctgggtggctcagtgggttaaagcctctgccttcggctcaggtcatgattccagggtcctgggatcgagccccacgtcaggctccctgctccgcggggagcctgcttctcccctcccctctctctgcctgcttctctgcctgcttgtgatctctgtcaaataaacaaataaattctttaaaaaaaaaaaaagtcttaaaagctctttagaaaaagaaaagattttaagagTGTCCCTGGCAAAGCTGTCTAGATAATTTTACTATAACTCCTTGTTCTGATTAAGACTTAGCTCTGGTTAACCTCATCAGAGCCTTTATATATTAACACCAAACAAATGCAAGACActgaatatgtttttattgagCCTTTTAGTTTACAACATGAGGTAAAGGAAAGTCATTTCTCCTTAACCAGTATTTTACATAGCTGtagtaaaatatttcaaactttagGGAATTATAATGGATTACATATATTAAAAGTTGGGGATTGGGTAAATAATATCTGAGCTCTTGAATTTTCCAGTTGACTCTTCACTTACAATAGTAACCAGCTCTAATTAGTTACATAAGTTTCTTCAAGGCAATGTTTTATTGTTGCTGATGTCTTTATATCCGAAGCGCTGCTATTTCAGTCAATATCCACTAATTCTACTTCAAAAATGAGTTTTGCATTTGGTGGAATTCTGTTGGAAGTCAAGgtaaatttgataaaaattacTTCTTCCTTCATTCCCAATAACCTCAGTCTAAAATTAGAATCATATATAATGGATATTAGATATGAACCCCAAAGAGAAGAGCTTTATGACTGAGGTGCTAGTACATACTAGCTTAGTGGTTGCGAACaatatctttgtgaatggtgatTATAACCTATCAGTATAGACCAACTAGATAGGTTGAGCTTGGACTAGGATATTCCTTTCCTGGATGCTTCATCAGTACTCCCAATTTAGCCACCACCTAATGAAGAACTGCTACTCTGTGCTTACCaaaggcgggggggggtggtgatTTCTATTTAGTTGGGTGTATAAGTTATATTAAATCAAAGTTCATATGAGCTAATGCCTGATATTTGCTATGAATTTTAAGACGCTGAATTCAGAGaagtgtgatttttatttgattgGTTTTGAGATGCTTCAcatgagagagagggggagctgTAGTTGGGCCATCTAGTTTTGATAGGTTTAGAAGAGGATTATTATATTCCCAAATAATGTTAACTGATAAAATTGGAGAGGacttccaaattttttaaaagttactttaaCTGATCCAACTAGTCCAATGGGAATGGAACTAACAACATAAAAAACTACCTTCTCACTTAGTTATTGGATTGTTCTGGTTGACATGGTCAGGAGGCATGGCTTTTGAATTTTCACAAACCAGGCCTATCAGAAAAGTATTGTCATTAATAGTAATCACAGATGCTTACACATTGTTGGACTCATGGTCTCAGTTTCACAACTGGTAATCCTCAATATGTGTTCCATTTCTAAGCTTTGAGTACCCATTAATTGCCTGAAATTACACTGTAGCATAAAATTACCATGAGCCATACTTGTATCCTCTAACTTGCTTCAGTTGTTTGTACTGGACATCTTAACTCCTTAAAGTGAATCCTTCATACAGTAACTGCcttttaaagatgaaaacttaGAACCTCATAGTTTACctctaaaaatagaaaacttgagtacaagaggaaaaaaaggtaagaatCTATTCTAGCTCAAGTTTGCACATTTTTTCTTACTAACTCCTGTCCATATTGAAGGTGCTGATACAGAAGCATCGAGATACCAGGAATACTACACTGGACACGATTCCTGATCTCCAAGTTAACCTAGACAATATCTTTTACACATTCAGGTGGTCtttcttcatgtttttttctttattcacaaaggaaaaaaggataCTTGGCATCAGGCTGTCCTTTCTTTCCATAAGCCCATTCTGGTTCAATCTCTAGTCGAGCCTTTTCTCCTTTACTCATAGTTAAGAGTGCTTCATCCCACTAAAGGCaagaacatgaaataaaaattaatgacaactgaaaaaaaaaaatcatgaaaaactaGAAAGCCGAATATACCAAAAAGCATTGTTACTGGATTTTACTATATTGTAAGGCAATGTCCTTGGATggatctttgtcttttatttcctcaatgaaaaaaaaaatacgttaaacaataattttttagTGCAACATATGCttcaaatgctacagtgtgaaagcactttttaaaatgttaactgtcTTAAGGAAACCAGTTTATTAGTAATATAAAAAACTTGATACACTTGATATATCCCAGGGCAAACTTCTGACTTTATATTAGAGGGATAAACTAAAGATAGAATCATTTTAAGATCACTAGATTGTGGAGTCAGGATGGCACATACAAGATAAACTACATGTTATGGCACTGACCTTCTGTAGAAAGTAAAACTGTTCAAAGAAATGATAAAGGTTTCTGTGTTGCCACTCCATTTGtccaaatttggaaaatatatatatatatacataatttttaagtaaactgtacccctaacatggggcttgaattcacaagcCCCAGATAAGTCACAtgctttaaccgactgagacaaCCATATGCCCTGGATCTTAAAGGAAGTTACTAAAAAGTTAAATCTACAGGATGCAAAGGTAAATATGACTAAGACGATATATTCTGATAAAACTCAAAGGATAGAGATCTGTTATATGATTGAAATTAATACAGTTCACTAGAAGAAATACACAAGCAAATTAGTCATGGAAACAACTGATTAACTTGATATACAGTTATTATCAATCTGGTATAATTAGGTAGCAGTTAGGATTTTCAACTAAACCTTTAGTTTCAAGATGTTTTATAATCTGCTTGGGGCTCTGAATATGATTGAGCTGTTTTTTTAGGACTTACCCACAGtaaaaagaataacatggagggttCTCAGTGCATTTAACAGGCATTTCAGTTATAATGTCTGATGTAgtgaataaagacattttaataataaatgggCCCTGGAATAACAACTTGATTTAGTGAAGCCAATAATGAGCCCTGCTCTATTACCTCCTTTAGTACACTGCATTGGCCAGTACAACTCAACCCTACCTTCCCCTTTTCTCAAAGTTTCCTTCTATTATTATCTCTCCATGTAAGTAAGGGTGGCTAAAAAAAAGCATGCTTATATTTGAAAGATTTTCCAGTGTTTGCATCCCGGTTGTGAGAGGTGAAAAGGCCCAGAACAAACTTTTGCTTCTATAATTAAGTACTTCAGTGAAACAGGTATTTTACCTTTCTCTTTGATGCAAAAGTGGTACAACAACCTGTGTAACATTTTACCAAGAATCTTAAAGATAAATTTAGAAAGCCGAACTTTCTGATGAAGAatttatgatgaaaaaataaaaggggcaggcatgaaaaaaataatacttgagTCTCATTATATTATGCACTGTAATTATGCTCATTTAATTGTTCAGCAACCTTGAGGAAGACTGTAATGTCCGTAACTGAGACCCAGAAAACTTGGGCCAGATCAGTTAGCAATGACAGCATCTGATTTGTCAGACTCCAAAGACTGTTCATCATATCCCCAATCCTAATTATGGCACCATACCACATGCAGCATGTGCCAAAATATCTAATGATTCATTGTCATTTTTACTTACTCCTCTGATAACTTTGCCTATTCCAACCTTAAAACTTAAAGGCTtggcatttttcttcttctttgaacctgtaaaacaaatttttcttatgATGCATGATGAAATTAAGTTCCAATGGAAAAACAGTGATTGAAGTCTTTAATTTTAGAACTTAACATattatgcatttgaaaagaaagattCAGAAAGCTAATGCACCAGGAAAATTCTGTATGTAAAAATAGTTATGGTctaaaaggagggagagagtaagGACCTATATTTACACTACTAAAACAGCACACTGTTCTGCCTTTTACATTAAATATGAAAGCCTCAACTTTAGGATATTAACCAAGTTTAGACTAAGCTCATTTTTTGCTTCCCAATGACCAAGAAGTATTTATTCACCCGGCCAATAAATAGTGAACTGAAGACCTCTGAGTCCAAGTAAATCACAGGTGCAAAAGACTTCTGGAAAAAAGTGACAGCCAAGAGAAAGGTACAGCCAACTGTTCATGTACCACACACATATTTTGCAATGCCTTAAAGCTAAAAAGATTACATTACATTTAGACTTACTCGTTTGAATATTAGTATCAAAAACAGTCCCATCCTGTAGTGTTCCTGTATACCAGCAGTGAACAACATCACCCTTTTTGGGAAAATTggttttatctccttttttaagaacagattttatatattttggtggaccctaaaaacaaacaaaacaacacaaacagTAACTCACATCCTTCTTTTAGAAGGATgacagaatacttttttttttttttggacaaagaGAATTCTTATATAGCCAATTATGACCCAAGTCTGGTCACAAAGTTTCATAGATCTGGTAACAAACTATTTGTCTCTGATTCAcctctgagttaaaaaaaaacccaaaactcacTATCTACTTGCAAGTCTGTGGCAATATTAGTAAACAGCCCATCTATAATTTCAAGTAACTTCCAGCTACCTTGGAAACCAATGTTCTTTTGACAAAATTCTATTATTCAACAAACCATAAAATAAATCCTATTATTTTCCAAGGTTAGAAATATCATTACTATCTAATTCCtataaaactgtaagacattaaataaagcactgacttttttttttcaaaaatctgaGTTGTTTAGCACCAATAATTGacattactaaatatttttactaTATCCAATTAGAAGGAatacagtaatattccatttgttCCTGAACTTTAAGTTCATACAATAAACAGAATCATCTATAGAAATTATCATAACAGACATATTTCCTAGAACAAAACAGGATTGTCAGAAGCTTTTAAAGAAAGCTAAaggtggggcgcctaggtggctcattcattgagcatctgccttcagctcaggtcatgatcccagggtccttagccctgcatggggctccctgctcatgctcagcaggaagcctgcttcttccccctcttccgctccccctgcttgtgttccctttcttgctgtgtctctgtcaaataaataaaatctttttttttttttttttttttttttttttttttttaaagatttatttatttgacagatagagattacaagtaggcagagaggcaggcagagagagagagaggaggaagcaggctcccagccaagcagagagcccgatgcggggctcgatcccaggaccctgggatcatgacctgagctgaaggcagaggctttaacccgctgagccacccaggcgccccaaataaataaaatcttaaagaagctAAAGGCTAATGAGTGATGATTCATATATGTGAGAAaagcagtttgtttttttttttttttggcagtacTTTAACACTGAAGAGTATCAGTttattattgattaaaaaaagtaTGATAAACTGAAATGTAAACAGATAGTaagttaaaagagaaagaataatttgTGCTAGTCCTTTATTACTGCCCCTTGCAATTATTGTCAAATAGTGCTCAAGTAATTACTTGAgctattttgtctattttatgtAAAAACTATCATAATGCCAAACAAAGCTCATTATAGACTATGTTGTGTTCTACCTCCCATTATATAGTGTTTGGTTCTTATCagtgtaattattatttatactATTCAAATATTCATTATGATGCATtaaagaaactaatttttaaaagacaatgtaTCAATATTaagcccatttttattttattttttaaaatcttttaaaaattattttttaatttcagtgtaattaacattcagtgttatattagtttcagatgtacaatatagtgattcaacaattctatacattactcaagcACTCACCAAggtaagtgtattcttaatccccttcacctacttcacccatcctccccacccaccttccttctgggaaaaaatcaatttcttattCAAACTTAAGAatatatagaattaaaaaaacatacagaatttatacagaaaacatgaaagacttcaagcaaaaaactactagaattgataaatgaattccatagtcacaggatacaaaatcaatgtacagaaatctgttacatttctatataccaataacgAAGCATCAGAAAGAGAtactaagaaaataatcccatttacagttgcacccaaaataataggatacctaggaattaacctaGCCAAACAGGTGAAAGACCCTGCTCTGTAAAGTATAAAATACTGATAAAGgaaatttagggcgcctgggtggctcagtgggttaagccgctgccttgggctcacgtcatgatctcagggtcctgggatcaagtcccacatcgggcctctctgctcagcagggagcctgctttcctctctctctctctctctctctcattctgcctgcctctctgtctacttgtgatctgtcaaataaataaataaaatcttaaaaaaaaaaaaaagaatgagataaaggaaattgaaaggacaccaagaaagggaaagacattccatgctcatggattggaagaacagatattttaaaatgtctatactacccaaagcaatctaaatgtttaatgtaatctctatcaaaataccaacatcattttccacagagctagaacaatcaatcctaaaatttgtatagaaccacaaaagactcgaaatagtcaaagcaaccttaaaaatgaaaagcaaacctggtggcatcacaattctggacatcaagttgtattacaaagccgtcgtgatcaaaacagtatggtactggcacaaaaactgacacacagatcaatgcaacagaatagaaaacccagaaatgagcccacaactatatggtcaactaatcttcgataaagcaggaaaaaatatccaagggaaaaagacggtctcttcaacaaacgatCTTGGGAGAACCggcagccacatgcaaaagagtgaaattggaccattttctttcaccatacacaaaaataaattcaaaatggactgaagatttaaatgtgagactttaccataaaaatcctagaagagcgCATAGCCCGTAAGGTCTCTAACATCAGTTGTAGCAATttctttctaggtatgtctcttgaggcaagggaaataaaagcaaaaataaactaatcagactacatcaaaataaaaagcttcagtacagtgaaggaaacaccacaaaggcaacctatagaatgggagaaggtatttgcaaatgacatagctgataaagggttagtatccaaaatatataaagaatttatacaactcaacacctaaaaagaaataatccaatttaaaaatagaagatatgaatagacatttcttcaaagaagacatccagatggccaacaaacatatgaaaagatgctcattgggatgcctgggtggctcagttggttaaacatctggcttggctcaggtcatgatcccaggatcctgggatcgagtcctgccatcaggctccttgttcagcagggagtctgcttcttcctttccctctggctgtcatccccctgcttgtgctctctctgataaaattagtaagtaaaatctttaaaagaataaaagatgctcatcatcactttatcagggaaatgcaaatcaaaactagagATAacgcctcacacctgtcaaaatggttaaaatcaataacacaataaacaacaggtgttggtgtgGCTGtggcgaaaggggaaccctctcacactgttggcaggaatgcaaactggtgcagccactgtggaaaactgtatgcaggttcctcaaaagttaaaaatagcaaTTGCACTTCCGAGTACTAACCAAAAGAACaccactaattcaaagggatatatgcttccctatgtttatagcagcattagtTATAAAAACCAAGAtaaggaagcagcccaaatgtccactgattgatgatgaatggataatgaagatgtagtatatatacatacaatggaatattattcagccataaaaagaatgaaatcttgtctttgcaatggcatggatggagccagagtataatactaagtgaaataagtcagagaaacacaaataccatataatttcacttatgtggaatttaataaaacaagcaaagggaaaaaaggtgagagagacagataaaccaagaaacagattcttaactatagagaccaAACTGATgttcccagaggggaggtcaGTGGTAGTGGTGGGGgtatgggttaaacaggtgatggggattaagaagtccacttgtggtgatgagcaccaggtgatgtgtGGAGTGCGGAATTACTATAGTATACACGTGAGATGAATGTAACACTGTTAACTAacgaattaaaataaaaccttttaaaaaattaatgtatgtATATAGAATTTTACACTACAAAACATTtaataatgggaaaagaaaataaaacattaaacatcTAGTATTTGCCAGCTACGTAACACATACTATCCCACTTACTCTTAATCCTCTGAAGAAGGTGTCACCTACTTGCATTTTtgcagatgaagagactgaggttCAGGGAATTTGCAACAGAGCTGATAAGTAGTAGAGAAGGAATATGGACGTGGGCTTGTCTGAATCCAAGGCCCCTGTTCTTCCACTATGCCTGAATACCTCAAATAATAGTACtgatgataggggcacctgggtggctcagtgggttaaggctctgccttcggctcaggtcatgatcccagg contains these protein-coding regions:
- the FKBP3 gene encoding peptidyl-prolyl cis-trans isomerase FKBP3, producing the protein MAAAVPQRAWTVEQLRSEQLPKKDIIKFLQDHGSDSFLAEHKLLGNIKNVAKTANKDHLVTAYNHLFESKRFKGTESISKVSEQVKNVKLNEDKPKETKSEETLDEGPPKYIKSVLKKGDKTNFPKKGDVVHCWYTGTLQDGTVFDTNIQTSSKKKKNAKPLSFKVGIGKVIRGWDEALLTMSKGEKARLEIEPEWAYGKKGQPDAKIPPNAKLIFEVELVDID